One Ctenopharyngodon idella isolate HZGC_01 chromosome 9, HZGC01, whole genome shotgun sequence DNA window includes the following coding sequences:
- the ubxn4 gene encoding UBX domain-containing protein 4 isoform X2, giving the protein MRWFDGSIPAAIATAKRRKCVFVVVITGNDDQSSQLMSSWRTDIVSNAARNCCVAIQVDAQSETCVQFSQIYPVVCIPSSFFIGENGIPLEVIAGSVTAEELKRRLDKVTEMHKQQIEGAEMDTERPDQTPAPPVCEPQDALNVTSSTSKESLSMPMEEDGASGHATPVDDKNLLSEDASQPDEPLDARVERLTKKLEERREQKKKEEEENELKKEVERRKLGKEILDYKKKQEEEKTKRLLEERNREKAEEKAARERVKQQIALDRADRAARYAQNQQEAEVARLAALQARAAEHEAKKDAAQRERSAVARIQFRLPDGSSFTNQFPSETRLQEARQFAVQEVGNRYGQFSLATMFPRREFTTEDLEKSLLELELAPSASIVLLPQSSRPSNTVVSSSAGGGVWAMLGSLLYPLLAVWRFISGFLFNSTPPPAAAQNQHTANAQGSGSSSGSSSSSSSSSSSSAEPKRDTVRKRVLEKRPEDFKKDGKIYRLRTQEDSEDDNNTWNGNSTQQM; this is encoded by the exons ATGCGCTGGTTTGACGGCTCAATCCCAGCGGCCATCGCCACAGCTAAACGGcgcaagtgtgtgtttgtggtggtGATCACAG GGAATGACGATCAGTCCTCTCAGCTGATGTCCAGTTGGAGGACGGACATTGTGTCGAATGCAGCTAGGAACTGCTGTGTTGCGATTCAAGTGGACGCTCAGAG TGAAACATGTGTCCAGTTCTCACAGATCT ATCCGGTCGTGTGCATCCCGTCCAGCTTCTTCATAGGAGAGAACGGCATTCCTCTGGAGGTCATCGCAGGCAGCGTCACGGCAGAAGAGCTGAAACGGAGGCTCGACAAAGTCACTGAG ATGCACAAGCAGCAGATTGAAGGCGCAGAGATGGACACAGAGAGACCCGATCAGACGCCCGCGCCGCCCGTCTGTGAGCCACAGGACGCTCTGAACGTCACTTCCTCCACATCTAAAG AATCCCTGTCTATGCCAATGGAGGAAGACGGAGCGTCAGGTCATGCGACTCCAGTTGATGATAAAAACCTGCTGTCAGAAGATGCGTCTCAGCCAGATGAGCCCTTAGATGCCAGAGTGGAGAG GTTAACGAAGAAGCTGGAGGAAAGACGTgagcagaaaaagaaagaagaagaagag AATGAGCTCAAGAAGGAGGTGGAGAGGCGTAAGCTGGGAAAGGAGATACTGGACTACAAGAAGAAGCAGGAGGAGGAGAAAACCAAACGCCTGCTAGAGGAGAGGAATCGAGAGAAGGCGGAGGAGAAAGCCGCCAGAGAACGAGTCAAGCAGCAGATCGCTCTG GACCGTGCGGACAGAGCGGCCCGTTACGCTCAGAACCAGCAGGAAGCAGAGGTGGCCAGACTAGCAGCGCTGCAAGCCAGAGCCGCTGAACATGAAGCCAAGAAAGACGCCGCACAGCGAGAGAGAAG TGCGGTCGCCAGGATTCAGTTCCGTCTGCCCGACGGCTCATCCTTCACTAACCAGTTTCCGTCAGAGACGCGTCTGCAGGAGGCCAGACAGTTTGCTGTTCAG GAGGTTGGGAACAGATACGGTCAGTTCTCACTGGCCaccatgtttcccagaagagaGTTCACAACTGAAGATCTGGAGAAATCTCTGCTGGAGCTGGAACTCGCGCCCAGCGCCTCCATCGTCCTGCTGCCT CAGTCCAGCCGGCCGTCCAACACTGTGGTGAGCTCGTCTGCGGGAGGAGGCGTTTGGGCCATGCTGGGCTCGCTGCTCTACCCGCTGCTGGCCGTCTGGAGGTTCATTAGCGGATTCCTGTTCAACTCCACACCGCCACCTGCAGCTGCTCAGAACCAGCACACAGCCAACGCACAGGGCTCCGGCTCCAGCTCCGGCTCCAGCTCCAGCTCCAGCTCCAGCTCCAGCTCCAGCGCAGAACCAAAGAG AGATACAGTTCGTAAGAGGGTTCTTGAGAAGAGGCCTGAGGACTTCAAGAAAGATGGGAAAATATACCGGTTAAGGACTCAAGAAGACAGCGAGGACGACAACAACACCTGGAACGGCAACTCCACACAGCAGATGTAG
- the ubxn4 gene encoding UBX domain-containing protein 4 isoform X1, translating to MRWFDGSIPAAIATAKRRKCVFVVVITGNDDQSSQLMSSWRTDIVSNAARNCCVAIQVDAQSETCVQFSQIYPVVCIPSSFFIGENGIPLEVIAGSVTAEELKRRLDKVTEMHKQQIEGAEMDTERPDQTPAPPVCEPQDALNVTSSTSKESLSMPMEEDGASGHATPVDDKNLLSEDASQPDEPLDARVERLTKKLEERREQKKKEEEENELKKEVERRKLGKEILDYKKKQEEEKTKRLLEERNREKAEEKAARERVKQQIALDRADRAARYAQNQQEAEVARLAALQARAAEHEAKKDAAQRERSAVARIQFRLPDGSSFTNQFPSETRLQEARQFAVQEVGNRYGQFSLATMFPRREFTTEDLEKSLLELELAPSASIVLLPQQSSRPSNTVVSSSAGGGVWAMLGSLLYPLLAVWRFISGFLFNSTPPPAAAQNQHTANAQGSGSSSGSSSSSSSSSSSSAEPKRDTVRKRVLEKRPEDFKKDGKIYRLRTQEDSEDDNNTWNGNSTQQM from the exons ATGCGCTGGTTTGACGGCTCAATCCCAGCGGCCATCGCCACAGCTAAACGGcgcaagtgtgtgtttgtggtggtGATCACAG GGAATGACGATCAGTCCTCTCAGCTGATGTCCAGTTGGAGGACGGACATTGTGTCGAATGCAGCTAGGAACTGCTGTGTTGCGATTCAAGTGGACGCTCAGAG TGAAACATGTGTCCAGTTCTCACAGATCT ATCCGGTCGTGTGCATCCCGTCCAGCTTCTTCATAGGAGAGAACGGCATTCCTCTGGAGGTCATCGCAGGCAGCGTCACGGCAGAAGAGCTGAAACGGAGGCTCGACAAAGTCACTGAG ATGCACAAGCAGCAGATTGAAGGCGCAGAGATGGACACAGAGAGACCCGATCAGACGCCCGCGCCGCCCGTCTGTGAGCCACAGGACGCTCTGAACGTCACTTCCTCCACATCTAAAG AATCCCTGTCTATGCCAATGGAGGAAGACGGAGCGTCAGGTCATGCGACTCCAGTTGATGATAAAAACCTGCTGTCAGAAGATGCGTCTCAGCCAGATGAGCCCTTAGATGCCAGAGTGGAGAG GTTAACGAAGAAGCTGGAGGAAAGACGTgagcagaaaaagaaagaagaagaagag AATGAGCTCAAGAAGGAGGTGGAGAGGCGTAAGCTGGGAAAGGAGATACTGGACTACAAGAAGAAGCAGGAGGAGGAGAAAACCAAACGCCTGCTAGAGGAGAGGAATCGAGAGAAGGCGGAGGAGAAAGCCGCCAGAGAACGAGTCAAGCAGCAGATCGCTCTG GACCGTGCGGACAGAGCGGCCCGTTACGCTCAGAACCAGCAGGAAGCAGAGGTGGCCAGACTAGCAGCGCTGCAAGCCAGAGCCGCTGAACATGAAGCCAAGAAAGACGCCGCACAGCGAGAGAGAAG TGCGGTCGCCAGGATTCAGTTCCGTCTGCCCGACGGCTCATCCTTCACTAACCAGTTTCCGTCAGAGACGCGTCTGCAGGAGGCCAGACAGTTTGCTGTTCAG GAGGTTGGGAACAGATACGGTCAGTTCTCACTGGCCaccatgtttcccagaagagaGTTCACAACTGAAGATCTGGAGAAATCTCTGCTGGAGCTGGAACTCGCGCCCAGCGCCTCCATCGTCCTGCTGCCT CAGCAGTCCAGCCGGCCGTCCAACACTGTGGTGAGCTCGTCTGCGGGAGGAGGCGTTTGGGCCATGCTGGGCTCGCTGCTCTACCCGCTGCTGGCCGTCTGGAGGTTCATTAGCGGATTCCTGTTCAACTCCACACCGCCACCTGCAGCTGCTCAGAACCAGCACACAGCCAACGCACAGGGCTCCGGCTCCAGCTCCGGCTCCAGCTCCAGCTCCAGCTCCAGCTCCAGCTCCAGCGCAGAACCAAAGAG AGATACAGTTCGTAAGAGGGTTCTTGAGAAGAGGCCTGAGGACTTCAAGAAAGATGGGAAAATATACCGGTTAAGGACTCAAGAAGACAGCGAGGACGACAACAACACCTGGAACGGCAACTCCACACAGCAGATGTAG
- the ubxn4 gene encoding UBX domain-containing protein 4 isoform X3 produces the protein MRWFDGSIPAAIATAKRRKCVFVVVITGNDDQSSQLMSSWRTDIVSNAARNCCVAIQVDAQSETCVQFSQIYPVVCIPSSFFIGENGIPLEVIAGSVTAEELKRRLDKVTEMHKQQIEGAEMDTERPDQTPAPPVCEPQDALNVTSSTSKVDDKNLLSEDASQPDEPLDARVERLTKKLEERREQKKKEEEENELKKEVERRKLGKEILDYKKKQEEEKTKRLLEERNREKAEEKAARERVKQQIALDRADRAARYAQNQQEAEVARLAALQARAAEHEAKKDAAQRERSAVARIQFRLPDGSSFTNQFPSETRLQEARQFAVQEVGNRYGQFSLATMFPRREFTTEDLEKSLLELELAPSASIVLLPQQSSRPSNTVVSSSAGGGVWAMLGSLLYPLLAVWRFISGFLFNSTPPPAAAQNQHTANAQGSGSSSGSSSSSSSSSSSSAEPKRDTVRKRVLEKRPEDFKKDGKIYRLRTQEDSEDDNNTWNGNSTQQM, from the exons ATGCGCTGGTTTGACGGCTCAATCCCAGCGGCCATCGCCACAGCTAAACGGcgcaagtgtgtgtttgtggtggtGATCACAG GGAATGACGATCAGTCCTCTCAGCTGATGTCCAGTTGGAGGACGGACATTGTGTCGAATGCAGCTAGGAACTGCTGTGTTGCGATTCAAGTGGACGCTCAGAG TGAAACATGTGTCCAGTTCTCACAGATCT ATCCGGTCGTGTGCATCCCGTCCAGCTTCTTCATAGGAGAGAACGGCATTCCTCTGGAGGTCATCGCAGGCAGCGTCACGGCAGAAGAGCTGAAACGGAGGCTCGACAAAGTCACTGAG ATGCACAAGCAGCAGATTGAAGGCGCAGAGATGGACACAGAGAGACCCGATCAGACGCCCGCGCCGCCCGTCTGTGAGCCACAGGACGCTCTGAACGTCACTTCCTCCACATCTAAAG TTGATGATAAAAACCTGCTGTCAGAAGATGCGTCTCAGCCAGATGAGCCCTTAGATGCCAGAGTGGAGAG GTTAACGAAGAAGCTGGAGGAAAGACGTgagcagaaaaagaaagaagaagaagag AATGAGCTCAAGAAGGAGGTGGAGAGGCGTAAGCTGGGAAAGGAGATACTGGACTACAAGAAGAAGCAGGAGGAGGAGAAAACCAAACGCCTGCTAGAGGAGAGGAATCGAGAGAAGGCGGAGGAGAAAGCCGCCAGAGAACGAGTCAAGCAGCAGATCGCTCTG GACCGTGCGGACAGAGCGGCCCGTTACGCTCAGAACCAGCAGGAAGCAGAGGTGGCCAGACTAGCAGCGCTGCAAGCCAGAGCCGCTGAACATGAAGCCAAGAAAGACGCCGCACAGCGAGAGAGAAG TGCGGTCGCCAGGATTCAGTTCCGTCTGCCCGACGGCTCATCCTTCACTAACCAGTTTCCGTCAGAGACGCGTCTGCAGGAGGCCAGACAGTTTGCTGTTCAG GAGGTTGGGAACAGATACGGTCAGTTCTCACTGGCCaccatgtttcccagaagagaGTTCACAACTGAAGATCTGGAGAAATCTCTGCTGGAGCTGGAACTCGCGCCCAGCGCCTCCATCGTCCTGCTGCCT CAGCAGTCCAGCCGGCCGTCCAACACTGTGGTGAGCTCGTCTGCGGGAGGAGGCGTTTGGGCCATGCTGGGCTCGCTGCTCTACCCGCTGCTGGCCGTCTGGAGGTTCATTAGCGGATTCCTGTTCAACTCCACACCGCCACCTGCAGCTGCTCAGAACCAGCACACAGCCAACGCACAGGGCTCCGGCTCCAGCTCCGGCTCCAGCTCCAGCTCCAGCTCCAGCTCCAGCTCCAGCGCAGAACCAAAGAG AGATACAGTTCGTAAGAGGGTTCTTGAGAAGAGGCCTGAGGACTTCAAGAAAGATGGGAAAATATACCGGTTAAGGACTCAAGAAGACAGCGAGGACGACAACAACACCTGGAACGGCAACTCCACACAGCAGATGTAG